One segment of Nostoc piscinale CENA21 DNA contains the following:
- a CDS encoding DUF6816 family protein, whose product MKAICSFCLIVLFLLGWSENAIAGELSERLENFPQWEKLTSVQQANGDLAYPEWMAGTWKVTSTLVDLSAPLAPDIVTPGFESNRQQLNQSVGFIVRFIKTKPSIKTGVKFIPQINNLQTILVADRAFNSLNLAKAYLGEEAVLSVKVDPDSPNRQITLLRGERQLISIVTARATESISEHKYITAEVFQQLFKGGSRPYFNSVESTTAYYKLATNNPTIEADQVTAVYLSPQDPDYFRAGSRPVALYRYRLEFFPVEMPHPPEE is encoded by the coding sequence ATGAAGGCAATTTGCAGTTTTTGCTTAATTGTTTTGTTTTTGCTGGGATGGAGCGAAAATGCAATAGCTGGTGAATTATCTGAACGTTTAGAGAACTTTCCTCAGTGGGAAAAATTAACTTCTGTACAGCAAGCTAACGGCGATTTAGCTTATCCAGAATGGATGGCTGGTACTTGGAAAGTTACAAGTACATTAGTAGATTTATCAGCACCCTTAGCACCAGATATTGTGACTCCTGGTTTTGAAAGTAACCGTCAACAACTGAATCAATCTGTAGGTTTTATTGTCAGATTTATTAAAACAAAACCATCAATAAAAACTGGCGTAAAATTTATTCCACAAATCAATAATTTACAAACAATTTTAGTAGCAGATAGAGCCTTTAATAGTTTAAATTTAGCTAAAGCTTATTTGGGTGAAGAGGCAGTGTTATCTGTCAAAGTTGACCCCGATTCGCCTAATCGCCAAATTACATTGTTACGCGGAGAACGGCAATTAATCTCTATTGTCACAGCACGCGCTACAGAAAGTATTTCTGAGCATAAATACATCACTGCGGAAGTATTTCAACAACTATTTAAAGGTGGTTCTCGCCCTTATTTTAATTCTGTAGAATCTACAACTGCTTATTATAAATTAGCCACAAATAATCCTACAATTGAGGCCGATCAAGTTACTGCTGTCTATCTTTCTCCTCAAGATCCAGATTATTTTCGAGCGGGTTCTCGACCTGTTGCACTTTATCGCTATCGCTTGGAATTTTTTCCGGTCGAAATGCCTCATCCTCCAGAAGAATGA
- a CDS encoding ChuX/HutX family heme-like substrate-binding protein, with product MSANLKEFLEACENLGTLRLIVTSSAAVLEARGKIEKLFYAELPKGKYANMHTEGFEFHLNMDKITQVKFETGEAKRGNFTTYAIRFLDDKQEPALSLFLQWGKPGEYEPGQVEAWQDLKEKYGEIWQPLPVEI from the coding sequence ATGAGTGCAAATTTAAAAGAATTTTTAGAAGCTTGTGAAAATTTAGGAACTTTGCGTTTAATTGTTACCAGCAGTGCGGCTGTATTAGAAGCACGCGGCAAAATCGAAAAATTATTTTATGCTGAATTACCTAAAGGTAAATATGCCAATATGCACACAGAAGGCTTTGAATTTCATTTAAATATGGACAAAATTACCCAGGTGAAATTTGAAACAGGAGAAGCAAAAAGAGGTAACTTTACAACTTACGCCATCCGGTTTTTAGATGATAAACAAGAACCTGCTTTAAGCTTATTTCTGCAATGGGGTAAACCAGGAGAATATGAACCCGGTCAAGTAGAAGCTTGGCAGGATTTAAAAGAGAAATATGGCGAAATTTGGCAGCCTTTACCAGTAGAGATATAA
- a CDS encoding PhoH family protein has product MADALKIQLPNIPSAIALAGDGEENLKILSRQTGAVLVLRGQELQITGTDAQINLASRLVRSLEDLWIKGNTISSADILTARQALDSDREDELQELRRDVLARTRRGEEVRAKTFRQRQYIETIRKRDITFCTGPAGTGKTYLAVVVAVQALLANQVEKLILTRPAVEAGERLGFLPGDLQQKINPYLRPLYDAIYEFIDAEKVPNLIERGIIEVAPLAYMRGRTLNHAFIIVDEAQNTTPAQIKMVLTRLGFRSRMVITGDTTQTDLPHNQQSGLSVALDILKHVEGIGFCEFTQKDVVRHPLVQRIVAAYEKYEK; this is encoded by the coding sequence ATGGCAGATGCTTTAAAGATTCAGCTGCCTAATATTCCGAGTGCGATCGCTCTTGCAGGTGATGGTGAAGAAAATCTCAAAATCCTGTCTCGGCAAACAGGCGCGGTGTTAGTGCTACGGGGACAGGAACTACAAATTACTGGTACAGATGCCCAAATTAATTTAGCATCAAGATTAGTGCGATCGCTTGAAGACCTGTGGATTAAAGGCAATACGATTTCCAGTGCCGATATTTTAACAGCTCGTCAAGCCTTAGATAGCGATCGTGAAGACGAACTCCAAGAATTACGTCGAGATGTCCTTGCTAGAACTCGCCGTGGTGAAGAAGTCCGCGCTAAAACATTTCGTCAACGACAGTACATTGAAACCATCCGCAAACGAGACATTACCTTCTGCACCGGGCCTGCTGGTACAGGTAAAACCTATCTCGCTGTTGTGGTTGCTGTGCAAGCACTCCTCGCCAACCAAGTAGAAAAGTTGATTTTAACTCGTCCAGCCGTCGAAGCAGGTGAAAGATTAGGCTTTTTACCGGGAGACTTACAGCAAAAAATTAATCCTTATCTCCGTCCACTTTACGATGCCATTTACGAATTCATTGATGCCGAAAAAGTCCCCAATTTAATAGAACGCGGCATTATTGAAGTTGCGCCACTCGCATATATGCGCGGACGTACCCTAAATCATGCTTTCATAATAGTGGATGAAGCTCAAAATACCACACCCGCACAAATCAAAATGGTTTTGACGCGGTTGGGTTTTCGTTCCCGGATGGTGATTACAGGCGATACAACACAAACAGATTTGCCGCATAATCAACAATCAGGTCTATCAGTTGCTTTAGACATTTTAAAACACGTCGAAGGCATTGGTTTTTGCGAATTTACCCAAAAAGATGTAGTGCGTCATCCCCTAGTTCAGCGAATTGTCGCTGCTTATGAAAAATACGAAAAATAG
- the rpsU gene encoding 30S ribosomal protein S21: MAEVRLGENETIDSALRRFKKKIQRAGILSEVKRRERYEKPSLRRKRKAEAARKGVRY, encoded by the coding sequence GTGGCTGAAGTCCGTCTAGGTGAAAATGAAACAATTGACTCGGCACTAAGACGTTTTAAAAAGAAAATTCAAAGAGCCGGGATATTATCTGAGGTTAAACGTCGGGAAAGATACGAAAAACCCAGTCTGCGCCGGAAGCGTAAAGCAGAAGCAGCACGTAAAGGCGTTCGCTATTAA
- a CDS encoding KH domain-containing protein has translation MFLNRSVQNPHHNLNTPSFAANPNYVGLVRFLMQPFLESPKTLSVDCEISHTLKKAWIRIAFDSADKGKVFGRGGRNIQAIRTVVAAAAELAGQSVYLDIYGSTAMGRDGMSFEEDREERPPLPKTRERRGNNGPSRPVAKPRFR, from the coding sequence ATGTTCTTGAACAGGTCAGTGCAAAACCCGCATCATAACCTCAATACGCCATCTTTCGCAGCTAATCCTAACTATGTCGGACTAGTGCGATTTTTGATGCAGCCGTTTTTAGAATCTCCAAAGACCTTAAGCGTTGATTGTGAAATTTCTCACACCCTGAAAAAAGCTTGGATTCGCATTGCCTTTGACAGTGCAGATAAAGGCAAAGTATTTGGCCGAGGCGGACGCAATATTCAGGCGATTCGGACAGTAGTTGCTGCTGCGGCAGAACTGGCTGGACAGTCTGTATATCTAGATATCTATGGCAGCACTGCTATGGGGCGAGATGGTATGTCTTTTGAGGAAGACCGCGAAGAGCGACCGCCACTGCCAAAAACTAGGGAAAGACGTGGAAACAACGGGCCTAGTAGACCAGTTGCTAAACCTCGTTTCCGCTAG
- the rpsP gene encoding 30S ribosomal protein S16 has product MIKLRLKRYGKKREASYRIVAMNSLSRRDGRPLEELGFYNPRTDEVRLDVPGIVKRLQQGAQPTDTVRRILVKANVLEQVSAKPAS; this is encoded by the coding sequence ATGATCAAACTGCGCTTGAAGCGATACGGAAAAAAGCGGGAAGCGAGCTACCGTATTGTCGCCATGAATAGCCTTTCTCGCCGCGATGGTCGTCCTTTAGAAGAACTGGGCTTTTACAACCCCAGAACCGATGAAGTTAGACTAGATGTTCCCGGCATCGTCAAGCGACTACAACAAGGCGCACAGCCCACTGACACAGTACGTCGCATCCTAGTAAAAGCTAATGTTCTTGAACAGGTCAGTGCAAAACCCGCATCATAA
- the ffh gene encoding signal recognition particle protein, whose amino-acid sequence MFDALADRLESAWKKLRGQDKISQSNIQEALREVRRALLEADVNLQVVKDFISEVEAKAQGAEVISGVRPDQQFIKIVYDELVQVMGEENVPLVEVEQKPTIVLMAGLQGTGKTTATAKLALHLRKLERSCLLVATDVYRPAAIDQLITLGKQIDVPVFDMGSDADPVEIARQGVERAKAEGVNTVIIDTAGRLQIDEDMMAELARIKETVQPHETLLVVDSMTGQEAANLTRTFHEQIGITGAILTKLDGDSRGGAALSVRQISGAPIKFVGVGEKVEALQPFYPDRMASRILGMGDVLTLVEKAQEEIDLADAEKMQEKILSAKFDFTDFLKQLRLLKNMGSLGGIMKLIPGMGKLSDDQLKQGETQLKRCEAMINSMTKQERQDPDLLASSPSRRRRVAKGSGYKEADVSKLVSDFQKMRSLMQQMGKGNFPGMPGMPGMFGGGGMGNAYAGGRPAAPGWRGYNSGGGTKKKKPKDKKKKGFGNL is encoded by the coding sequence ATGTTTGATGCACTAGCAGACCGTTTAGAATCCGCCTGGAAAAAACTTCGGGGTCAAGATAAAATCTCGCAATCCAATATTCAAGAGGCTTTGCGAGAAGTCCGCCGCGCCTTATTAGAAGCAGATGTCAACCTCCAGGTAGTCAAAGATTTTATTAGCGAAGTTGAAGCCAAGGCGCAGGGAGCCGAGGTAATTTCTGGCGTGCGCCCAGACCAGCAGTTCATCAAAATTGTTTACGATGAATTGGTACAGGTGATGGGGGAAGAAAATGTTCCCCTGGTGGAAGTTGAACAAAAGCCGACAATTGTATTAATGGCTGGTTTACAAGGTACTGGTAAAACCACAGCCACAGCCAAGTTAGCGTTACATCTACGGAAATTAGAGCGCAGCTGTTTGTTAGTCGCTACAGACGTATATCGCCCCGCCGCAATTGATCAGTTGATCACCTTGGGTAAGCAAATTGACGTACCAGTGTTTGATATGGGCAGTGATGCTGACCCAGTAGAAATTGCTCGCCAAGGTGTAGAACGAGCCAAAGCCGAAGGTGTCAACACAGTCATCATTGATACTGCGGGTCGTCTGCAAATCGATGAAGACATGATGGCGGAGTTAGCGCGGATTAAAGAAACAGTCCAACCCCACGAAACTTTGTTGGTGGTGGACTCTATGACTGGTCAAGAAGCTGCCAATCTCACCCGCACCTTCCATGAGCAAATCGGCATTACTGGGGCAATTCTTACCAAGTTAGATGGTGATAGCCGTGGTGGTGCAGCGTTATCAGTCCGCCAAATTTCCGGCGCACCCATCAAATTTGTCGGTGTTGGGGAAAAAGTCGAAGCCCTACAACCTTTTTACCCAGACCGGATGGCATCGCGGATTTTAGGGATGGGCGATGTTTTGACTTTGGTAGAAAAAGCCCAAGAAGAAATTGACTTGGCAGATGCCGAGAAAATGCAGGAGAAAATTTTGTCGGCGAAGTTTGACTTTACCGACTTTCTCAAACAACTGCGTTTGTTGAAAAATATGGGGTCGCTGGGAGGAATCATGAAGCTGATTCCTGGTATGGGTAAGCTATCTGATGATCAACTCAAGCAGGGCGAAACTCAGCTAAAACGCTGCGAAGCGATGATTAATTCTATGACCAAACAAGAACGCCAAGACCCGGATTTATTGGCAAGTTCTCCCAGCCGTAGACGACGGGTGGCCAAGGGTTCTGGTTACAAAGAAGCTGATGTGAGTAAGCTGGTATCAGACTTCCAAAAAATGCGATCGCTCATGCAACAAATGGGTAAAGGTAACTTCCCCGGTATGCCCGGTATGCCGGGAATGTTCGGCGGCGGTGGTATGGGCAACGCCTACGCAGGGGGTCGTCCCGCCGCCCCCGGATGGCGCGGTTACAATAGCGGCGGTGGCACGAAAAAGAAAAAACCCAAGGATAAGAAGAAAAAAGGCTTTGGGAATCTATAG
- a CDS encoding response regulator, translating to MSQKTNNKNPHILVCDDCHITCFLVETILETNDYQVTTVLRGEEALQKIASQTFDLLLLDVTMPGMDGYEVAYRIQQNRSCKCLPILLLSGYEEDTIKKKVPSQSSRYYPQAS from the coding sequence ATGAGCCAAAAAACCAATAATAAAAATCCACATATTCTTGTCTGTGATGATTGTCATATCACTTGTTTTTTAGTAGAAACAATTTTAGAAACAAATGATTATCAAGTTACTACCGTCTTGCGTGGAGAAGAAGCATTGCAAAAAATAGCATCTCAAACATTTGATTTGCTTTTACTAGATGTCACAATGCCAGGAATGGATGGTTATGAAGTAGCCTATCGCATCCAACAAAATCGCAGTTGCAAGTGTTTACCAATTTTGTTACTCAGTGGCTACGAAGAAGACACCATCAAAAAAAAAGTGCCAAGCCAAAGTAGCAGGTATTATCCGCAAGCCAGTTGA
- a CDS encoding aminopeptidase P family protein, with the protein MQIHHISHTLSDTLRHRRQKLAQLIDFPVILWSGSSSPRNFRANTYPFRASSHFLYFAGLPLHNAAIRLEAGKLELFIDDPEPGSALWHGEMPKREEIAAKIGADTARTLSELKHRGHGAASIPVQNYRTSLVQSQILHREISSPYDLEGLDLELAKAIVSLRLTHDGEALAELRQAAAVSVAAHKAGMVATPKAKQEAEVRAAMEGVIIAQNMTTSYNSIVTVHGEVLHNEAYHHPLQPGDLLLADVGAETEMGWAADITRTWPVSGKFSPTQRDIYNVVLAAHDACIATIRPGVEYRDIHLLAATVIAEGLVDLGIFQGNPQDLVELDAHALFFPHGIGHLLGLDVHDMEDLGDLAGYEDDRTRSDRFGLSYLRLNRPLSPGMLVTIEPGFYQVPAILNDPQNRAKYQNIINWERLSQFADVRGIRIEDDVLVTTNGSEILTAALPNDADTIEALVNNLDEEAGG; encoded by the coding sequence ATGCAAATTCACCATATCTCCCACACCCTCAGCGATACTTTACGCCACAGACGGCAAAAACTAGCTCAATTAATTGATTTCCCGGTAATTCTCTGGTCAGGAAGCAGCAGCCCCCGCAACTTTAGAGCTAATACCTATCCATTCCGCGCCAGCAGCCATTTCTTGTATTTTGCCGGCTTACCTTTACACAACGCTGCCATTCGTCTAGAAGCCGGCAAATTAGAATTATTCATTGATGATCCCGAACCCGGTAGCGCCTTATGGCATGGTGAAATGCCCAAACGCGAAGAAATTGCCGCCAAAATTGGTGCAGATACGGCTAGAACCTTATCTGAGTTGAAACACCGTGGTCATGGTGCAGCCTCAATTCCTGTGCAGAATTATCGTACCAGCCTTGTGCAGTCCCAAATTCTGCACAGAGAGATTTCTTCACCTTATGATTTGGAGGGGTTAGATTTAGAGTTAGCCAAAGCAATTGTCAGTTTACGCCTCACCCACGATGGGGAAGCCTTAGCAGAATTACGTCAAGCGGCGGCTGTAAGTGTGGCTGCACACAAAGCCGGTATGGTAGCCACCCCAAAAGCAAAACAAGAAGCAGAAGTGCGGGCGGCAATGGAAGGGGTAATTATTGCCCAAAATATGACCACTTCTTACAACAGTATTGTGACTGTTCACGGTGAAGTTTTGCATAATGAGGCATATCACCACCCATTGCAACCCGGTGATTTACTGTTGGCTGATGTGGGTGCAGAAACAGAAATGGGGTGGGCGGCTGATATTACCCGGACTTGGCCTGTGTCTGGTAAATTTTCCCCCACGCAACGAGATATATATAATGTTGTTTTAGCGGCTCATGATGCTTGCATTGCCACAATTCGCCCTGGTGTAGAATATCGAGATATTCATTTATTAGCTGCAACCGTGATTGCGGAAGGGTTAGTTGATTTAGGCATTTTCCAAGGCAACCCCCAAGATTTAGTCGAATTAGATGCCCATGCGTTGTTTTTTCCACATGGAATTGGGCATTTACTGGGTTTAGATGTGCATGACATGGAAGACTTGGGAGATTTAGCCGGATATGAAGATGATAGAACCAGGAGCGATCGCTTTGGCTTAAGTTACCTGCGTCTTAATCGTCCCCTAAGTCCGGGAATGCTAGTCACAATTGAGCCAGGATTTTATCAAGTCCCAGCAATTTTAAATGATCCCCAAAATCGTGCTAAATATCAAAACATAATCAATTGGGAGCGTTTATCACAATTTGCCGATGTCCGGGGTATCCGCATCGAAGATGATGTTTTAGTTACCACCAATGGCAGTGAAATTTTAACAGCCGCTTTACCAAATGATGCTGATACCATAGAAGCTTTAGTAAACAACCTTGATGAAGAGGCTGGAGGCTAG
- a CDS encoding PhzF family phenazine biosynthesis protein: MGQIITQVDAFTDKPFAGNPAAVCVLPAPKDTGWMQQVAQEMNLSETAFLVKQDDGFNLRWFTPTVEVPLCGHATLASAHVLWSQGHLASDEVARFHTKSGLLIAKRQNEWIELDFPANHSQVATAPPELSTVLGVNYQAVYENSLGYLVEVSTEDVVRQMQPNFQLLKTLPVHGVIVTSKAHPGSEYDFVSRFFAPAIGVDEDPVTGSAHCCLAPFWRDRLGKNTFLAYQASHRGGVVKLYYDGGDRVLLSGQAVTILQGELLS, encoded by the coding sequence ATGGGACAAATCATTACTCAGGTTGATGCTTTTACCGATAAACCTTTTGCGGGGAATCCTGCGGCTGTTTGTGTTTTGCCTGCACCAAAAGACACTGGCTGGATGCAGCAGGTAGCACAGGAAATGAATTTGTCGGAAACGGCTTTTTTGGTAAAACAGGATGATGGCTTTAATCTGCGGTGGTTTACGCCAACGGTAGAAGTGCCGCTTTGTGGTCATGCAACTTTAGCCAGCGCCCATGTGTTGTGGTCGCAAGGACATTTAGCTAGTGATGAGGTGGCGAGATTTCATACCAAAAGTGGGTTATTGATTGCCAAGCGCCAAAATGAATGGATTGAACTGGATTTTCCCGCTAATCACTCACAAGTGGCAACCGCACCACCGGAACTCAGTACAGTTTTAGGTGTAAATTATCAAGCCGTTTACGAAAATTCTCTCGGTTATCTCGTAGAAGTATCCACGGAAGATGTAGTACGACAAATGCAGCCGAATTTTCAACTTTTGAAAACATTGCCTGTACATGGAGTAATCGTTACTAGTAAAGCTCATCCAGGCTCAGAATATGATTTTGTGTCTCGGTTTTTTGCGCCAGCAATTGGTGTTGATGAAGACCCGGTGACAGGCTCTGCCCATTGCTGTTTAGCCCCGTTTTGGCGCGATCGCTTGGGTAAAAATACTTTCTTGGCTTATCAAGCATCCCATCGCGGTGGAGTAGTCAAGTTGTATTACGATGGTGGCGATCGCGTCCTCCTTTCTGGTCAAGCAGTTACCATCCTACAAGGGGAACTTTTGAGTTAA